The Pan paniscus chromosome 1, NHGRI_mPanPan1-v2.0_pri, whole genome shotgun sequence genome has a segment encoding these proteins:
- the TSACC gene encoding TSSK6-activating co-chaperone protein isoform X2 — translation MERHTSHPNRKVPAKEEANAVPLCRAKPSPSYINLQASSPPATFLNIQTTKLPSVDHKPKECLGLLECIYANLQLQTQLTQQQMAVLEHLQASVTQLAPGRGSNNSSLPALSPNPLLNHLPQFSK, via the exons ATGGAGCGGCACACTAGTCATCCTAACAGAAAAG TTCCAGCCAAAGAGGAAGCTAATGCTGTGCCTCTCTGTAGAGCAAAACCCTCCCCCAGCTATATTAATCTTCAAGCAAGTTCCCCACCAGCCACTTTTCTGAACATCCAGACAACAAAGCTGCCCTCAG TTGATCACAAGCCCAAGGAATGCCTAGGACTCCTGGAATGTATATATGCAAACCTCCAGCTTCAGACCCAGCTCACCCAACAACAGATGGCTGTTTTGGAACATTTACAGGCATCTGTGACACAACTGGCTCCTGGGAGGGGAAGCAATAACTCTTCTCTCCCAGCCTTATCTCCTAATCCATTGTTAAATCACCTGCCCCAATTCAGTAAGTGA
- the TSACC gene encoding TSSK6-activating co-chaperone protein isoform X3, producing MERHTSHPNRKVPAKEEANAVPLCRAKPSPSYINLQASSPPATFLNIQTTKLPSAQGMPRTPGMYICKPPASDPAHPTTDGCFGTFTGICDTTGSWEGKQ from the exons ATGGAGCGGCACACTAGTCATCCTAACAGAAAAG TTCCAGCCAAAGAGGAAGCTAATGCTGTGCCTCTCTGTAGAGCAAAACCCTCCCCCAGCTATATTAATCTTCAAGCAAGTTCCCCACCAGCCACTTTTCTGAACATCCAGACAACAAAGCTGCCCTCAG CCCAAGGAATGCCTAGGACTCCTGGAATGTATATATGCAAACCTCCAGCTTCAGACCCAGCTCACCCAACAACAGATGGCTGTTTTGGAACATTTACAGGCATCTGTGACACAACTGGCTCCTGGGAGGGGAAGCAATAA
- the TSACC gene encoding TSSK6-activating co-chaperone protein isoform X1, with the protein MAHHGDAMQSRVPRAGGTGRTFWRERTRQKPRKRCLLRAYTSTRYSQGTTPVGVQMERHTSHPNRKVPAKEEANAVPLCRAKPSPSYINLQASSPPATFLNIQTTKLPSAQGMPRTPGMYICKPPASDPAHPTTDGCFGTFTGICDTTGSWEGKQ; encoded by the exons ATGGCCCATCATGGCGACGCGATGCAGAGCCGGGTACCCAGAGCTGGGGGAACCGGCAGAACCTTCTGGAGAGAGAGAACCAGACAGAAGCCCAGAAAACGCTGCCTCCTCAGGGCTTACACCTCAACCCGCTACTCTCAAG GCACCACACCTGTTGGTGTTCAGATGGAGCGGCACACTAGTCATCCTAACAGAAAAG TTCCAGCCAAAGAGGAAGCTAATGCTGTGCCTCTCTGTAGAGCAAAACCCTCCCCCAGCTATATTAATCTTCAAGCAAGTTCCCCACCAGCCACTTTTCTGAACATCCAGACAACAAAGCTGCCCTCAG CCCAAGGAATGCCTAGGACTCCTGGAATGTATATATGCAAACCTCCAGCTTCAGACCCAGCTCACCCAACAACAGATGGCTGTTTTGGAACATTTACAGGCATCTGTGACACAACTGGCTCCTGGGAGGGGAAGCAATAA